A genome region from Bacteroidota bacterium includes the following:
- a CDS encoding class I SAM-dependent methyltransferase — translation MPCTQGTRRDGLNKRNWHDAAAEAEKRILVGHISDSVIVIHEYRVTLMIENVKSEREISNFYDALASGYDTMTGFEKRFITERPFFRLIKERYGIKTAVDAGCGTGFHSLVLAQLGVNVTAVDISAAMLQQLAEHSLRLNLPVQAVRAEFERLSQFLDGSFDAVLCLGNSLAHVLSDEHLHTTLGNFYSLLSPGGNLFVQILNYDRILAQGERVQNVKEIGDTTFIRFYDYEDRFVRFNILKLQKKNDVIEQSLNTITLSPIRRAELETTLRNVGFDETSFFGGISLEPYVPEKSKDLVAVARKPKS, via the coding sequence ATGCCTTGCACTCAAGGAACGAGGAGAGATGGTCTCAATAAAAGGAACTGGCACGACGCTGCTGCAGAGGCAGAGAAACGGATTCTTGTTGGCCATATTTCAGATAGTGTTATCGTGATTCACGAATATCGGGTTACATTGATGATTGAGAATGTGAAATCGGAAAGAGAAATATCGAACTTCTATGATGCACTCGCGTCGGGGTACGATACAATGACGGGTTTCGAGAAACGCTTCATTACCGAACGCCCTTTCTTTCGTTTGATAAAGGAACGATACGGCATCAAGACTGCGGTTGATGCCGGTTGCGGTACTGGCTTTCATTCCTTGGTGCTTGCCCAACTGGGGGTGAACGTCACGGCTGTTGACATTTCAGCCGCCATGTTGCAACAACTCGCCGAACATTCCCTTCGGCTCAATCTTCCTGTGCAGGCAGTCCGGGCTGAATTTGAAAGACTTTCGCAATTTCTTGATGGCAGCTTCGATGCAGTCCTCTGTCTCGGCAATTCGCTCGCACATGTGCTCTCGGACGAACACTTACACACGACGTTAGGCAACTTCTACTCTCTACTTAGTCCGGGAGGCAATCTTTTCGTCCAGATCCTGAACTACGACCGGATTCTCGCACAGGGTGAGAGAGTGCAGAACGTGAAGGAAATCGGCGATACGACATTCATTCGCTTCTATGATTATGAGGATCGGTTCGTGCGCTTCAACATTTTGAAACTACAGAAGAAGAACGATGTCATCGAACAATCGTTGAACACAATAACGTTGAGTCCAATCCGAAGAGCTGAACTGGAAACAACTCTGCGCAACGTCGGTTTCGATGAAACATCATTCTTTGGCGGCATTTCGCTCGAACCGTATGTTCCCGAGAAATCAAAGGACCTGGTTGCAGTTGCCCGAAAACCAAAATCCTGA